One genomic segment of Ictalurus punctatus breed USDA103 chromosome 4, Coco_2.0, whole genome shotgun sequence includes these proteins:
- the atosa gene encoding atos homolog protein A, protein MKPEREAVEEFFEYDAEEFLVSLTLLITEGRTPECSVKGRTEGLHCPPAQSGGPVLTKHECSDKLPQCRQARRTRSEVMLLWRNHIPIMIEVMLLPDCCYSDEGLATDLNDPAIKQDALLLERWTLQPVPRQSGDRFIEEKTLLLAVRSYVFFSQLSAWLSASHGIVPRNILYRISAADEELIWNFSQSPSEHAFPVPNVSHSVALKVRVQSLPRQPKYPVLKCSIHSDLSFLGKRTHDPTKGPLAGAYSRGQTVSDPPNPFRLQSSPLLCRRSPLPSHDRTSPLNQRKCPESPILPGKAAKLLFSRTNGVLDSSGKTTSVELPSPSSSPTRDFKSLSNPLFSNPSPSPRSSSVETNPLIGSLLQERQEVIARIAQRLNFCDPTSPHLLPDALFTSPGDEGPFKKTKDPPSLQTNDRSGSRNGEWSQTSFFQTPLSPRSRSRVDRGEPDESRTSPRPTSCRRLLLSPDSKEGSMIVEAVQDISRLIQERLQLSQELLHAKYKQCRESSTTTSSQNQNQTQSHRQNQNQSQTQNQNHQLRTNSHASHANGTINIANGETSSKLRVHTETLERRALSENQARSGPPNKEPSITKPQPLTQTSHAYGAKNDPWTSSLNSPKSSHSLNGVAGVDDLNHLQDLQDLQFGKENQGRRVETQLQPESTVPGQDEDQDPWSSLSSTPTSLNTQHSPSPDWTLNTTTPTTLRSPASSLKPCSSNWKKQNRHSIDGTATRAFHPCTGLPLLSSPVPQRRSQTGYFDLDTSLIQCKGAPWASSKRVCLKRYEDSEEPQQLLSASAPPASLSLLGNFEECVLNYRLEPLGNVEGFTAEVGASGSFCPSHMTFPVDVSFYSVSDDNAPSPYMGVINLESLGKRGYRVPPSGTIQVTLFNPNKTVVKMFVVMYDLREMPAGHQTFLRQRTFSVPVKRESNGLNHRKPLPPGQGRTLRYLIHLRFQSSKSGKIYLHRDIRLLFSRKSMEVDSGAAYELKSFTESPADPPFSPRC, encoded by the exons AAGCGGTGGAGGAGTTTTTTGAGTATGACGCCGAGGAGTTCCTGGTGTCCCTCACGCTCCTGATCACAGAGGGCCGGACTCCGGAATGTTCCGTGAAGGGTCGAACCGAGGGCCTGCACTGCCCCCCCGCGCAGTCGGGTGGACCGGTCCTCACCAAACACGAATGCAGCGACAAACTGCCTCAG TGTCGCCAGGCGAGGAGGacgaggtcagaggtcatgttGCTATGGCGAAATCACATCCCTATCATGATCGAAGTGATGCTGCTGCCTGACTGTTGCTACAGCGACGAGGGTCTGGCGACGGACCTGAACGACCCGGCGATTAAACAGGACGCTCTGCTGCTGGAGAGATGGACACTACAGCCTGTTCCGAGACA GAGTGGGGATCGGTTTATCGAGGAGAAGACTCTGCTCTTGGCTGTACGTTCCTATGTGTTTTTCTCTCAGCTGAGCGCCTGGCTCAGCGCCTCTCATGGCATCGTGCCCAGGAACATCCTCTATAG AATAAGTGCAGCCGATGAAGAGCTGATATGGAATTTCTCCCAGTCGCCCTCGGAGCACGCCTTTCCAGTGCCCAACGTGTCCCACAGCGTAGCGCTGAAGGTGCGGGTTCAGTCGTTGCCCCGCCAGCCCAAATACCCCGTGTTGAAGTGCAGCATCCACTCCGACCTCTCGTTCCTTGGCAAACGTACCCACGACCCTACGAAGGGGCCGTTAGCGGGTGCATACAGCCGGGGTCAAACCGTCAGTGACCCTCCGAACCCCTTCAGACTCCAGAGTTCACCTCTTTTATGCAGACGCTCCCCGTTACCCTCTCATGATCGAACCAGCCCCCTGAACCAGCGTAAATGCCCCGAATCGCCCATCCTACCTGGCAAAGCCGCAAAGCTGCTGTTCTCCAGAACCAACGGCGTCTTGGATAGCTCAGGAAAGACGACGAGTGTGGAATTGCCTTCACCGTCTTCGTCTCCGACGCGCGATTTCAAATCGCTCTCAAATCCCTTGTTTTCAAACCCCAGCCCGAGTCCTCGCTCTTCCTCAGTTGAAACGAACCCCTTGATTGGTTCGCTGCTCCAGGAGAGGCAGGAAGTAATCGCTCGCATCGCCCAGAGGCTGAATTTCTGCGACCCGACATCACCTCATCTTCTTCCCGACGCTCTCTTCACATCTCCAGGGGATGAAGGGCCATTCAAGAAGACCAAAGATCCTCCCAGTCTCCAGACGAACGACAGAAGTGGGTCAAGGAACGGAGAGTGGAGCCAgacttctttctttcaaactccGCTGAGCCCCAGGAGCCGGTCTCGAGTGGACCGAGGCGAACCGGATGAGTCCAGGACTTCACCCAGACCCACGTCCTGTAGGCGGCTTCTGCTGTCGCCTGATTCGAAAGAAGGTTCTATGATCGTCGAAGCTGTCCAGGACATCTCGCGTTTGATTCAGGAGCGTCTTCAGCTGTCGCAAGAGCTCCTGCACGCCAAATACAAACAATGCCGCGAGTCATCGACAACCACATCCTCGCAGAACCAAAACCAGACCCAGAGCCATAGACAGAATCAGAATCAAAGCCAGACACAAAACCAGAACCACCAGCTTAGAACCAACAGTCATGCTAGCCATGCTAATGGAACTATAAACATAGCCAATGGCGAAACCAGCTCAAAGCTTCGAGTTCACACGGAGACACTTGAGAGACGGGCCTTGTCTGAAAACCAGGCCCGGTCTGGACCCCCGAACAAAGAACCCAGTATCACTAAACCTCAGCCACTTACACAAACCAGCCATGCATACGGTGCCAAAAACGATCCCTGGACTTCTTCACTCAATAGCCCTAAAAGCTCCCACAGTCTGAATGGAGTGGCAGGAGTCGACGATCTCAACCACCTTCAGGACCTTCAGGACCTCCAGTTTGGGAAGGAAAACCAGGGCAGAAGAGTAGAAACACAGCTCCAACCAGAGTCCACCGTGCCTGGTCAGGATGAGGACCAAGATCCCTGGTCCTCCCTCTCCAGCACACCCACCAGCCTTAATACCCAACACTCCCCGAGCCCAGACTGGACTCTGAACACCACCACACCCACCACGTTG CGAAGCCCCGCCTCCTCACTGAAGCCATGCAGTAGTAACTGGAAGAAGCAGAACAGACACTCCATCGACGGGACGGCCACGAGAGCGTTCCACCCCTGCACCGGCCTGCCCCTGCTCTCCAGCCCG GTCCCTCAGAGGAGAAGTCAGACGGGATATTTTGACTTGGACACGTCTCTGATTCAGTGTAAAGGAGCACCGTGGGCCTCCAGTAAGAG agtgtgtttGAAGAGATATGAAGACTCAGAGGAACCTCAGCAGCTCCTGAGCGCCAGCGCCCCTCCTGCCAGTCTCAGCCTTCTGGGAAACtttgag gagtgtgtccTAAACTACCGCTTGGAGCCGCTCGGTAACGTCGAGGGTTTCACAGCCGAAGTCGGTGCCAGTGGTTCGTTCTGCCCGAGTCACATGACCTTCCCGGTAGACGTGTCGTTCTACAGCGTGTCGGACGATAACGCTCCGTCTCCCTACATG GGGGTCATAAACCTGGAGTCTCTGGGCAAAAGGGGCTATCGAGTGCCTCCATCAGGAACTATTCAAGTG ACCTTATTTAACCCCAATAAGACGGTGGTGAAGATGTTCGTGGTGATGTACGATCTGAGAGAAATGCCAGCCGGCCATCAGACATTCCTGAGGCAGAGGACTTTCTCCGTCCCCGTCAAACGCGAATCAAACGGACTAAACCACAGGAAGCCCCTCCCCCCTGGCCAGGGGCGGACCCTGCGCTACCTCATACATCTGAG GTTCCAGAGCTCCAAATCTGGAAAGATCTACCTCCATCGAGACATCCGGCTTCTGTTCTCACGCAAATCCATGGAAGTGGACAGTGGTGCTGCCTACGAGCTCAAATCCTTCACCGAGTCTCCAGCCGATCCTCCTTTCTCCCCGAGATGCTGA
- the LOC108264479 gene encoding NLR family CARD domain-containing protein 3 isoform X1, producing the protein MKRSPFILEEHTFKKTHHRPLKMSSPNDDEDKDERYQEESSRSPDPSVVSMKNDKSIDFPITFQGEEQKRYQKKSSRSPEPSGVSMKSNKSIDFPITFQGPERKRLIGHSERLESVSQLLVMEKKEHQSSTKELGSWKQKFKSKLQNKFQMINEGIPLYGNVRPLNEIYTDPYITSDCECGNVNDEHEVRRIEKACRRLMTEESINCNDIFKPLPGDEKPIRTVLTEGIAGIGKTVSVQKFVLDWAEGKENQDLDLIFPFNFRELNFKKKENLSLLELLHCFFPETKELKLDYNHYRVMFIFDGLDESRFSLDFLNSKRLTDLTESASVDVLLTNLINRSLLPSAFLLITSRPAASGQIPPVYIDKVTEVRGFNDPQKDEYFRKRISDQTLADKIITHLKSSRSLYIMCHMPVFCWIAATVLEGMFSEAETGEVPKTLTQMFTHFLILQIKHRSLKYKKPEMDPGEIKDVVLKLGKLAFLQLEKGNLIFYEEDIIECGIDVQEATVYSGVCTQIFIEEVTSHLGKVYSFVHLSVQEHLAAVYAFLSCINGYLSKQQTPGIFGLSSKATLLDLLKAAVDKALQNKNGHLDLFLRFLTGLSLESNSILLQDQLTKTGRSSLRKHAAVTNKEITTYIRKKIKKKPSACKSINLFHCLNELNDQSLVQEVQTFLSKTADHHLRGVRLSRVQWSALVFLLLNSEKELEEFNLQKYAASDECLMKLHPVVTASRKALLHECNLSDKSCKVLKEVLSSVSSCLRELDLSDNKLQDSGVKLLSAGLKSEHCKLEILRLRNCNITEEGCVALTEALRSNSHLTELDLRDNDLGEQGVKLLSDIKEDEKFTLEKLEI; encoded by the exons ATGAAAAG GTCTCCATTTATTCTTGAAGAACATACCTTTAAGAAAACACACCACAGACCCCTGAAAATGAGTTCCcctaatgatgatgaagataaaGATGAGAG ATATCAGGAAGAAAGTTCCAGATCACCTGATCCCAGCGTCGTGTCTATGAAGAATGACAAGTCAATAGATTTTCCAATAACGTTTCAAGGGGAAGAGCAAAAAAG ATATCAGAAAAAAAGTTCCAGATCACCTGAACCCAGCGGTGTGTCTATGAAGAGTAACAAGTCAATAGATTTTCCAATAACGTTTCAAGGGCCAGAGAGAAAAAG ATTAATTGGGCATTCTGAACGATTGGAGTCTGTGTCACag CTTCTAGTGATGGAGAAGAAAGAGCATCAGAGCAGTACCAAAG AACTGGGCTCATGGAAGCAAAAATTCAAATCCAAACTGCAGAATAAATTTCAGATGATTAATGAGGGAATTCCACTGTATGGAAATGTAAGACCTCTGAATGAGATTTACACAGACCCCTACATCACATCAGATTGTGAGTGTGGAAACGTCAATGATGAACATGAGGTCAGACGTATTGAAAAGGCTTGCAGGAGACTAATGACAGAGGAGTCCATCAATTGTAATGACATATTTAAACCTTTACCTGGAGATGAGAAACCCATCAGAACTGTGCTAACAGAAGGCATTGCTGGAATTGGGAAAACAGTGTCTGTGCAGAAGTTtgttctggactgggctgaaggaaaagaaaatcaggATTTGGATTTAATTTTTCCATTTAACTTTAGGGAGTTGAATTTtaagaagaaagaaaatctcAGTTTGTTGGAGCTTCTCCACTGTTTCTTCCCAGAAACCAAAGAACTTAAACTAGACTATAATCACTACAGAGTCATGTTCATCTTTGATGGACTGGATGAGTCTCGTTTTTCTCTCGATTTCCTAAACAGCAAAAGGTTGACAGATCTAACAGAGTCAGCTTCAGTAGACGTACTCTTAACAAACCTTATTAACAGGAGTCTTCTTCCATCTGCATTCCTCTTGATAACATCTCGGCCGGCAGCCTCCGGTCAGATTCCTCCTGTTTATATTGACAAagtaacagaggtacgaggtTTCAATGACCCTCAGAAAGACGAGTACTTCAGAAAAAGAATCAGTGATCAAACCCTGGCTGATaaaatcatcacacacctgaAGTCATCACGAAGTCTTTACATTATGTGCCACATGCCAGTCTTCTGTTGGATTGCAGCGACTGTTCTCGAGGGAATGTTCAGTGAAGCAGAAACTGGAGAGGTCCCCAAGAccctgactcaaatgttcacacatttCCTGATCTTACAGATCAAGCATAGATCCCTAAAGTACAAAAAACCTGAAATGGATCCTGGAGAGATTAAAGACGTTGTACTAAAACTGGGAAAGCTGGCATTCCtgcagctggagaaaggaaacctgatcttctacGAGGAAGACATCATTGAGTGTGGAATTGATGTCCAAGAGGCCACGGTGTACTCAGGAGTTTGTACTCAGATCTTTATCGAGGAAGTCACTTCACATCTGGGGAAGGTGTACAGCTTTGTgcatctgagtgttcaggagcATCTTGCTGCTGTGTATGCATTTCTCTCATGTATCAACGGATATCTCTCAAAACAACAAACCCCTGGAATCTTCGGCCTCTCCAGCAAGGCAACACTGTTAGACCTTCTAAAGGCAGCAGTagacaaggccttacagaataAGAACGGACATCTGGACCTTTTCCTCCGCTTCCTTacgggtctctcactggagtccaattcAATTCTCTTACAAGACCAACTGACCAAGACAGGACGCAGCTCTCTGAGAAAACATGCTGCTGTCACAAACAAGGAAATAACCACATACATCAGGAAGAAGATCAAGAAGAAGCCATCAGCATgcaaatccatcaatctgttccattgtctgaatgaactgaatgaccAGTCTCTGGTACAGGAAGTCCAAACCTTTTTGAGTAAAACAGCAGATCATCACCTCCGTGGAGTCAGACTTTCTCGAGttcagtggtcagctctggtttTTTTGTTGCTGAACTCAGAAAAGGAGCTGGAAGAGTTCAACCTACAGAAATATGCAGCATCAGATGAGTGTTTGATGAAACTACACCCAGTTGTCACAGCATCCAGAAAAGCTCT GCTGCATGAGTGTAATCTCTCAGATAAAAGCTGTAAAGTTCTGAAAGAAGTTCTCAGCTCAGTTTCTTCATGTCTGAGAGAGCTGGACCTGAGTGATAATaaactgcaggattcaggagtcaAACTGCTTTCTGCTGGGTTGAAGAGTgaacactgtaaactggagatccTAAG GTTGCGTAACTGTAACATTACAGAAGAAGGCTGTGTGGCTCTtactgaggctctgaggtcaaatTCACACCTGACAGAGCTCGATCTGAGAGATAATGATTTAGGAGAACagggagtgaagctgctctctgatatAAAGGAGGATGAAAAGTTCACACTGGAGAAGTTGGA AATCTGA
- the LOC108264479 gene encoding NLR family CARD domain-containing protein 3 isoform X2 gives MKRSPFILEEHTFKKTHHRPLKMSSPNDDEDKDERYQEESSRSPDPSVVSMKNDKSIDFPITFQGEEQKRLIGHSERLESVSQLLVMEKKEHQSSTKELGSWKQKFKSKLQNKFQMINEGIPLYGNVRPLNEIYTDPYITSDCECGNVNDEHEVRRIEKACRRLMTEESINCNDIFKPLPGDEKPIRTVLTEGIAGIGKTVSVQKFVLDWAEGKENQDLDLIFPFNFRELNFKKKENLSLLELLHCFFPETKELKLDYNHYRVMFIFDGLDESRFSLDFLNSKRLTDLTESASVDVLLTNLINRSLLPSAFLLITSRPAASGQIPPVYIDKVTEVRGFNDPQKDEYFRKRISDQTLADKIITHLKSSRSLYIMCHMPVFCWIAATVLEGMFSEAETGEVPKTLTQMFTHFLILQIKHRSLKYKKPEMDPGEIKDVVLKLGKLAFLQLEKGNLIFYEEDIIECGIDVQEATVYSGVCTQIFIEEVTSHLGKVYSFVHLSVQEHLAAVYAFLSCINGYLSKQQTPGIFGLSSKATLLDLLKAAVDKALQNKNGHLDLFLRFLTGLSLESNSILLQDQLTKTGRSSLRKHAAVTNKEITTYIRKKIKKKPSACKSINLFHCLNELNDQSLVQEVQTFLSKTADHHLRGVRLSRVQWSALVFLLLNSEKELEEFNLQKYAASDECLMKLHPVVTASRKALLHECNLSDKSCKVLKEVLSSVSSCLRELDLSDNKLQDSGVKLLSAGLKSEHCKLEILRLRNCNITEEGCVALTEALRSNSHLTELDLRDNDLGEQGVKLLSDIKEDEKFTLEKLEI, from the exons ATGAAAAG GTCTCCATTTATTCTTGAAGAACATACCTTTAAGAAAACACACCACAGACCCCTGAAAATGAGTTCCcctaatgatgatgaagataaaGATGAGAG ATATCAGGAAGAAAGTTCCAGATCACCTGATCCCAGCGTCGTGTCTATGAAGAATGACAAGTCAATAGATTTTCCAATAACGTTTCAAGGGGAAGAGCAAAAAAG ATTAATTGGGCATTCTGAACGATTGGAGTCTGTGTCACag CTTCTAGTGATGGAGAAGAAAGAGCATCAGAGCAGTACCAAAG AACTGGGCTCATGGAAGCAAAAATTCAAATCCAAACTGCAGAATAAATTTCAGATGATTAATGAGGGAATTCCACTGTATGGAAATGTAAGACCTCTGAATGAGATTTACACAGACCCCTACATCACATCAGATTGTGAGTGTGGAAACGTCAATGATGAACATGAGGTCAGACGTATTGAAAAGGCTTGCAGGAGACTAATGACAGAGGAGTCCATCAATTGTAATGACATATTTAAACCTTTACCTGGAGATGAGAAACCCATCAGAACTGTGCTAACAGAAGGCATTGCTGGAATTGGGAAAACAGTGTCTGTGCAGAAGTTtgttctggactgggctgaaggaaaagaaaatcaggATTTGGATTTAATTTTTCCATTTAACTTTAGGGAGTTGAATTTtaagaagaaagaaaatctcAGTTTGTTGGAGCTTCTCCACTGTTTCTTCCCAGAAACCAAAGAACTTAAACTAGACTATAATCACTACAGAGTCATGTTCATCTTTGATGGACTGGATGAGTCTCGTTTTTCTCTCGATTTCCTAAACAGCAAAAGGTTGACAGATCTAACAGAGTCAGCTTCAGTAGACGTACTCTTAACAAACCTTATTAACAGGAGTCTTCTTCCATCTGCATTCCTCTTGATAACATCTCGGCCGGCAGCCTCCGGTCAGATTCCTCCTGTTTATATTGACAAagtaacagaggtacgaggtTTCAATGACCCTCAGAAAGACGAGTACTTCAGAAAAAGAATCAGTGATCAAACCCTGGCTGATaaaatcatcacacacctgaAGTCATCACGAAGTCTTTACATTATGTGCCACATGCCAGTCTTCTGTTGGATTGCAGCGACTGTTCTCGAGGGAATGTTCAGTGAAGCAGAAACTGGAGAGGTCCCCAAGAccctgactcaaatgttcacacatttCCTGATCTTACAGATCAAGCATAGATCCCTAAAGTACAAAAAACCTGAAATGGATCCTGGAGAGATTAAAGACGTTGTACTAAAACTGGGAAAGCTGGCATTCCtgcagctggagaaaggaaacctgatcttctacGAGGAAGACATCATTGAGTGTGGAATTGATGTCCAAGAGGCCACGGTGTACTCAGGAGTTTGTACTCAGATCTTTATCGAGGAAGTCACTTCACATCTGGGGAAGGTGTACAGCTTTGTgcatctgagtgttcaggagcATCTTGCTGCTGTGTATGCATTTCTCTCATGTATCAACGGATATCTCTCAAAACAACAAACCCCTGGAATCTTCGGCCTCTCCAGCAAGGCAACACTGTTAGACCTTCTAAAGGCAGCAGTagacaaggccttacagaataAGAACGGACATCTGGACCTTTTCCTCCGCTTCCTTacgggtctctcactggagtccaattcAATTCTCTTACAAGACCAACTGACCAAGACAGGACGCAGCTCTCTGAGAAAACATGCTGCTGTCACAAACAAGGAAATAACCACATACATCAGGAAGAAGATCAAGAAGAAGCCATCAGCATgcaaatccatcaatctgttccattgtctgaatgaactgaatgaccAGTCTCTGGTACAGGAAGTCCAAACCTTTTTGAGTAAAACAGCAGATCATCACCTCCGTGGAGTCAGACTTTCTCGAGttcagtggtcagctctggtttTTTTGTTGCTGAACTCAGAAAAGGAGCTGGAAGAGTTCAACCTACAGAAATATGCAGCATCAGATGAGTGTTTGATGAAACTACACCCAGTTGTCACAGCATCCAGAAAAGCTCT GCTGCATGAGTGTAATCTCTCAGATAAAAGCTGTAAAGTTCTGAAAGAAGTTCTCAGCTCAGTTTCTTCATGTCTGAGAGAGCTGGACCTGAGTGATAATaaactgcaggattcaggagtcaAACTGCTTTCTGCTGGGTTGAAGAGTgaacactgtaaactggagatccTAAG GTTGCGTAACTGTAACATTACAGAAGAAGGCTGTGTGGCTCTtactgaggctctgaggtcaaatTCACACCTGACAGAGCTCGATCTGAGAGATAATGATTTAGGAGAACagggagtgaagctgctctctgatatAAAGGAGGATGAAAAGTTCACACTGGAGAAGTTGGA AATCTGA